One window of the Gemmatimonas sp. UBA7669 genome contains the following:
- a CDS encoding GGDEF domain-containing protein — MQDEPTRSPTTTADVLGWQTNYRIALALLAGAVTVGLRTLGSLNLSPVADRVVGTELAEWFLGLVPVGYALLVIGIRAWVQRQRAAGQTLSTLMAVADLAVVFWLVFLLARVEQYHLGLLLALFSLQLTHVYFGRAPALLTLVATATAYLLLNDLADRHGATVVWGEVFITLAVFGVGALLVTRVQSHLHERLGTLVQIFERAQEGDFSGSYDVSADARPDAITAVGRAYNRMRTELASIVLTDPLSGCFNRRGFEQQYRRELARAARTQTPLALLAIDLDHFKQVNDTHGHLVGDQVIAGVGELLRASARQDDVVARTGGEEFTILAPNTGMDGALQLAQRVVEAFRRRSFGEPTARIPVTVSIGVASDAVRDDGMGEALRARADEALYAAKRMGRDRVITWSPDPARAAFPR, encoded by the coding sequence ATGCAGGATGAGCCGACACGATCGCCCACCACCACGGCCGATGTGCTGGGGTGGCAGACCAATTACCGCATTGCCCTGGCTCTCCTGGCCGGTGCGGTGACGGTGGGACTGCGCACGCTCGGCTCTCTCAATCTTTCGCCGGTGGCCGACCGGGTGGTGGGCACCGAGCTTGCCGAGTGGTTTCTCGGTCTGGTGCCTGTGGGGTATGCGTTGCTCGTCATTGGCATTCGGGCCTGGGTACAGCGCCAGCGGGCAGCGGGCCAGACGCTCTCCACGCTAATGGCCGTGGCCGACCTGGCCGTGGTGTTCTGGCTGGTGTTTCTGCTGGCGCGCGTGGAGCAGTATCACTTGGGGCTGCTGCTGGCGCTGTTCTCGCTGCAGCTCACGCATGTCTACTTCGGTCGCGCGCCGGCGCTGCTCACCCTCGTGGCCACCGCCACGGCGTATCTGCTGCTGAACGACCTGGCAGATAGACACGGAGCAACGGTGGTGTGGGGCGAGGTGTTCATCACCCTGGCCGTGTTTGGTGTGGGCGCCCTGCTGGTCACGCGCGTACAAAGCCATTTGCATGAGCGACTCGGCACGCTGGTTCAGATTTTCGAGCGCGCGCAGGAGGGCGACTTCAGCGGCAGCTACGATGTGTCAGCCGACGCGCGGCCCGATGCCATCACCGCCGTAGGGCGCGCGTACAATCGCATGCGCACCGAGCTGGCCAGCATCGTGCTCACCGACCCGCTGTCGGGATGCTTCAACCGGCGCGGCTTTGAACAGCAGTACCGCCGCGAGTTGGCGCGAGCGGCGCGTACACAAACGCCGCTCGCCCTGCTGGCCATTGATCTCGATCACTTCAAGCAGGTCAACGACACCCACGGGCATCTGGTGGGTGATCAGGTCATTGCCGGGGTGGGCGAGCTCCTGCGGGCCAGCGCGCGTCAGGATGACGTCGTGGCGCGCACGGGCGGCGAGGAGTTCACCATTCTCGCCCCCAACACGGGCATGGACGGCGCGCTGCAACTGGCGCAGCGTGTGGTGGAAGCCTTTCGCCGCCGCAGCTTTGGTGAGCCCACGGCACGCATTCCGGTCACCGTGAGCATTGGCGTGGCATCCGATGCGGTGCGCGACGACGGCATGGGCGAAGCGCTCCGCGCCCGCGCCGACGAGGCGCTCTACGCCGCCAAGCGCATGGGCCGCGACCGTGTCATCACCTGGTCGCCCGATCCGGCACGCGCAGCGTTCCCTCGCTGA
- a CDS encoding PhzF family phenazine biosynthesis protein has translation MPTLRYLTADVFTTEPFTGNQLAVVFGADGLPTETLQAITREFNYAESTFVFAPETPGTTRRVRIFTPEMEVPFAGHPTIGTAHVLVASGDVSPTADEVARGEMTVVLGENVGPVPVRITLDHGVPVQGQLTTAQLPEERVEVTDLEALASILSLSPDDFVGGAHAPAGVSCGLPFLLMPLRSTAAVARAQLDMAAWRRVLGNTWAAWPMIFAMAQDDDQSNWPAHVQGCDIRARVFVPGSTVPEDPATGSANANLAGYLAARTPRDGTLRWQVAQGLEMGRPSRLVIEADKVQGALTAVRVGGATVVISEGTLRVPDRATR, from the coding sequence GTTCACCGGCAATCAGCTCGCGGTGGTGTTCGGCGCCGACGGACTGCCCACCGAGACGCTGCAGGCCATCACCCGCGAGTTCAACTACGCGGAGTCGACGTTCGTGTTCGCGCCCGAGACGCCCGGCACCACGCGTCGCGTGCGCATCTTCACGCCGGAGATGGAAGTGCCGTTTGCCGGCCACCCCACTATCGGCACCGCGCATGTGCTGGTGGCCAGCGGTGACGTGTCACCTACTGCGGACGAGGTGGCGCGCGGCGAGATGACCGTGGTGCTCGGCGAGAACGTGGGGCCGGTACCAGTGCGTATCACGCTCGATCACGGCGTACCCGTGCAGGGTCAGCTCACCACGGCGCAATTGCCCGAGGAGCGCGTGGAAGTCACGGACCTCGAAGCGCTGGCCTCCATCCTGTCGCTCTCGCCTGATGATTTTGTTGGTGGCGCACATGCCCCGGCAGGTGTGAGCTGTGGCCTGCCCTTTCTGCTCATGCCGCTGCGCAGCACGGCAGCGGTGGCACGTGCGCAGCTCGACATGGCCGCCTGGCGCCGCGTCCTGGGCAACACCTGGGCCGCGTGGCCCATGATCTTTGCCATGGCGCAGGACGACGATCAATCGAACTGGCCGGCGCATGTGCAGGGCTGCGACATCCGGGCGCGGGTCTTCGTGCCGGGCAGCACGGTGCCGGAAGACCCGGCCACCGGCTCCGCCAACGCCAACCTCGCGGGCTATCTGGCCGCACGCACGCCCCGCGACGGGACGCTGCGCTGGCAGGTGGCGCAGGGCCTCGAAATGGGTCGCCCCAGTCGTCTCGTCATCGAGGCGGACAAGGTGCAGGGCGCGCTCACGGCGGTGCGTGTGGGCGGGGCGACGGTGGTGATCAGCGAGGGAACGCTGCGCGTGCCGGATCGGGCGACCAGGTGA